One part of the Mariniblastus fucicola genome encodes these proteins:
- a CDS encoding efflux RND transporter periplasmic adaptor subunit, with the protein MSESIQTSPTPATAPTVAQDREFEIQIETNPIGLELRELVAKSGQLTDIIRGVAEVVCRETECLALWISQREPQSGELRTHPLTDENTSSVAEVAGEKLPHLISTTIETGILGTVQISENHSIVASSVGLTPERCDMVFTGCFVHTSGTTRHQQWMMKIGSQTIEQWIRQSELGRSQKQAKFVGDALSLCGMLDRSTSKREAANYLVNHLRRLLGVSQVVCCDGKTPERSRLLAISEVEQFDPHSESSRVILSAGSTGIGAAEPIVFSPNSNGTTDASNIANVSNANAVQTLVLEAYCKANRFASCVSVPMQDHEGNATGSILVASNEDSFSELQLTQLQQFAAINGAHLDVVRRANLKGSELVAERIKRIPSKNWFRFGWKAAAALALLMCIPIPYRVACDCEIQPVTRRFVSAPYTGPLERSVVRPGEVVSKDQVLAYMDGRQLQLELTGVEAEHQAARRRHSSALAQGEVAQSQIARSEMRKLETRIKSLNDQLSRLEIRSPYDGIVISGDLDKAQGATMEIGQTLFEVAPLDDMLAEVAIPESEIQYVSGTNSVAIKLNAFPYRTFYGEVNTINPSAEMLNDESVFVADVKLVDDESVIRPGMKGSAKIKTSWRPIGWNLFHNAWESVRCWTIW; encoded by the coding sequence ATGTCCGAGTCCATCCAAACTTCGCCAACTCCAGCCACCGCTCCGACGGTTGCGCAGGATCGCGAGTTCGAGATCCAGATCGAAACCAACCCTATTGGCCTGGAGCTTCGAGAACTGGTTGCCAAATCAGGGCAGCTAACCGACATCATTCGCGGTGTCGCGGAAGTCGTGTGCCGGGAAACTGAATGTCTGGCTCTCTGGATTTCACAACGCGAACCACAAAGTGGCGAACTACGTACGCATCCGCTGACTGATGAGAACACATCGTCCGTCGCAGAGGTGGCTGGTGAAAAGTTACCACATCTGATCAGCACGACGATTGAGACAGGAATCCTGGGCACGGTCCAGATCAGTGAAAATCACTCCATCGTCGCGTCGTCCGTCGGCTTGACACCGGAACGCTGTGACATGGTCTTCACAGGTTGCTTTGTGCACACCTCAGGCACGACCCGGCATCAACAATGGATGATGAAAATCGGTTCGCAGACGATCGAGCAATGGATACGCCAAAGCGAGCTTGGTCGCAGCCAGAAACAGGCCAAATTTGTTGGTGATGCACTTTCTCTGTGCGGCATGCTGGACCGTTCGACGTCGAAGCGCGAAGCCGCAAACTACCTCGTTAATCACTTGCGTCGATTGCTTGGCGTGAGCCAGGTCGTTTGTTGTGACGGCAAGACGCCGGAGCGATCGAGGCTGCTCGCGATCTCCGAAGTCGAGCAATTTGATCCTCACAGCGAATCATCACGCGTCATCCTGTCCGCAGGCAGCACCGGCATCGGCGCCGCGGAACCGATCGTGTTTTCTCCCAACTCGAACGGCACTACCGACGCCTCCAATATAGCCAACGTCTCCAACGCCAACGCGGTTCAAACGCTGGTTCTGGAAGCGTATTGCAAAGCCAATCGTTTCGCTTCATGCGTCAGCGTGCCGATGCAGGACCACGAAGGCAATGCGACAGGGTCGATTCTGGTCGCCAGCAACGAAGACTCGTTCTCAGAACTACAACTGACTCAGCTACAACAGTTCGCCGCGATCAACGGCGCTCATCTGGATGTCGTACGACGCGCCAACCTGAAAGGAAGCGAACTGGTGGCCGAACGTATCAAGCGAATTCCGTCCAAAAACTGGTTTCGGTTTGGCTGGAAAGCTGCAGCGGCACTGGCGCTACTGATGTGCATTCCGATTCCGTACCGCGTGGCTTGCGATTGCGAAATCCAACCGGTCACCCGACGATTCGTGTCGGCTCCGTATACAGGCCCGCTGGAGCGATCCGTCGTTCGGCCCGGAGAAGTCGTTTCCAAAGATCAGGTGTTGGCCTATATGGATGGCCGACAGTTGCAACTGGAGCTAACGGGAGTCGAAGCAGAACATCAAGCCGCCCGACGTCGCCATTCGTCTGCACTGGCTCAGGGCGAAGTTGCTCAATCCCAGATCGCACGCAGCGAAATGCGAAAACTGGAAACCCGAATCAAGTCACTCAACGATCAGCTTTCGCGACTCGAAATCCGCAGCCCTTACGACGGCATCGTGATCAGCGGAGATTTGGATAAAGCCCAGGGTGCGACGATGGAAATCGGGCAGACATTGTTCGAGGTTGCTCCGCTGGACGACATGCTGGCCGAAGTCGCAATCCCGGAATCGGAAATTCAGTACGTCAGTGGCACCAACAGTGTCGCGATCAAGCTGAATGCTTTTCCATACCGAACGTTTTACGGCGAAGTCAACACGATCAATCCGAGCGCCGAAATGCTCAATGACGAATCCGTGTTTGTTGCCGACGTGAAGCTTGTCGACGACGAGTCGGTTATTCGCCCAGGCATGAAGGGAAGTGCCAAGATTAAAACGTCGTGGCGTCCAATCGGTTGGAATCTATTCCACAACGCATGGGAATCCGTTCGCTGTTGGACGATTTGGTAG
- a CDS encoding efflux RND transporter periplasmic adaptor subunit has protein sequence MFTNQFQQSPKTLQQLIILTIGICLTFFTFAAVSHGQIEGFTEPYRSIDLSSDEAGAIAELKVEEGFDVEKGDVIARLDDRVQQVQLEIATEMANATSQLDAARKTLEKRRTISDRLRSMQANGHASDSELIRSEMELSIAEAKYNAAREESAIRAMEKQRAEIQFSRRSITAPMGGIVSTVHRREGEYLSPLRPEVITIIQVDRLLSTFNIPVSQANEFRVGKEFELKFESGKSVVATVHSVSVSTDAQSQTVEVKLVFENRGRIFRAGEICTLNI, from the coding sequence ATGTTCACCAACCAGTTTCAACAATCACCGAAAACGCTTCAGCAACTAATCATTCTGACGATCGGCATCTGCCTGACTTTCTTCACATTTGCTGCCGTTTCGCACGGACAGATCGAAGGTTTCACAGAACCGTATCGCAGCATTGATCTTTCCAGCGACGAAGCCGGTGCGATTGCCGAACTGAAAGTCGAAGAAGGTTTTGACGTTGAGAAAGGTGACGTCATCGCTCGACTTGACGATCGTGTACAGCAAGTTCAACTGGAAATCGCAACCGAGATGGCGAACGCAACCAGCCAGTTGGACGCGGCCAGAAAAACACTGGAAAAGCGACGCACGATCAGCGACCGGTTGCGATCAATGCAAGCCAACGGCCACGCCAGCGACAGCGAACTGATCCGCAGCGAAATGGAGCTGTCAATCGCGGAAGCCAAATACAACGCGGCTCGCGAAGAATCTGCGATCCGTGCGATGGAAAAACAACGTGCCGAAATCCAGTTCTCACGTCGCTCAATCACGGCTCCAATGGGCGGCATCGTCTCAACTGTTCACCGCCGCGAAGGCGAATACCTTTCACCACTTCGTCCAGAAGTTATCACGATCATCCAGGTGGATCGTCTCCTGTCGACGTTCAACATTCCAGTTTCCCAGGCGAACGAATTTCGCGTTGGCAAAGAATTTGAGCTGAAGTTTGAAAGCGGAAAATCAGTTGTCGCAACCGTACACTCGGTCAGCGTAAGCACCGATGCTCAAAGCCAAACGGTAGAAGTCAAGTTGGTGTTCGAGAACCGCGGCCGTATCTTCCGAGCCGGAGAAATCTGCACGCTGAACATCTAG
- a CDS encoding RluA family pseudouridine synthase has product MTALPPPEILYEQRGIVIFNKPPGLLTQAPPGIDSLELRARQFLTKRDEAPSKIYLTPVHRLDRPVSGIVVFARNVRAAKRVSAQFQNRSVTKKYLARVAGCIDPDEEMLEDFMRKVPDEARSEIVPEGSEGAKRAVLKFSVKERSEHWTLVEIELLTGRTHQIRLQFANRGNAILGDALYGSDFEFGEQTVDLRQRQIALHAWQIEFDHPIDDERVELEVMPEWK; this is encoded by the coding sequence ATGACTGCTCTTCCACCTCCCGAAATTCTCTATGAACAACGCGGCATTGTCATTTTCAACAAGCCTCCGGGGCTTTTGACGCAAGCCCCGCCTGGGATCGATAGCCTGGAGTTGAGAGCGAGGCAATTTCTGACGAAGCGTGACGAAGCGCCGTCAAAAATCTATCTGACTCCCGTTCACCGTTTGGATCGACCAGTATCGGGAATTGTCGTGTTCGCAAGAAATGTCCGTGCCGCAAAGCGTGTTTCAGCTCAATTTCAGAATCGATCGGTGACCAAAAAGTACCTGGCTCGCGTCGCTGGCTGCATCGATCCCGATGAAGAAATGCTGGAGGACTTCATGCGAAAGGTGCCTGATGAAGCCCGATCTGAAATCGTGCCTGAAGGCAGCGAAGGCGCGAAGAGGGCGGTGCTGAAATTCAGCGTCAAGGAACGAAGCGAGCATTGGACCTTGGTGGAGATCGAATTGCTTACTGGACGGACGCACCAGATTCGTTTGCAGTTCGCCAACCGTGGAAACGCAATTCTTGGTGACGCTTTGTATGGATCGGATTTTGAGTTCGGCGAACAGACTGTCGATTTGCGTCAGCGGCAAATTGCGCTGCACGCCTGGCAGATTGAATTCGATCACCCGATCGATGACGAGCGAGTTGAGCTTGAGGTGATGCCCGAATGGAAGTAG
- a CDS encoding TolC family protein, which yields MPIRKPQRLATSHACLSALAGLTFLCSVGCHTTANTGLAPRMVSFAPETVSSQAPKSKIATTKKADSRQVAFQSDIDDSSEGLISLSIDENLDSFVETSEFIATPATSAVELASESHSPITLAELEQILLSTNPEILKAQSQLAALSGKQLQATLPPNPTAGMIGDDINADDGAGRYGVFYSQQVVRGGKLALAQSVVCAEQEVAQNQVNATRQRLLIDLRQRYYNVLLAQETVRQTKELADVLLRSVETSEKLFAAQEIAKAPVLRSQVEYQNAKMMVSQAENQRTASLRRIAALLGESAVRFESLAGDVRNAPPMSDFEVVFDQMLTSHPELSAAFASIEQARRELAKQRAVPIPNLTWQTNLQYDFTTDEVVGGFQIGMPIPKFNRNQGAISQARQNIQTSVHAADQKVIELRDRLTQAWSSYVDANIQLETLDRELLPKSAEAMELANEGYRQGETPYLELLLAQQLYAKTKLGYLQKLQQRWQYEVEIRGLISNFQ from the coding sequence ATGCCAATCAGAAAACCTCAACGACTGGCAACATCACATGCCTGTCTCAGCGCTCTGGCTGGACTGACCTTCTTGTGCTCTGTGGGTTGCCACACGACGGCTAACACCGGCTTGGCTCCCAGAATGGTTTCGTTTGCGCCGGAAACGGTTTCAAGCCAGGCACCCAAATCCAAAATCGCGACTACTAAAAAAGCTGACTCTCGGCAGGTCGCGTTTCAGTCGGACATCGACGATTCTTCAGAGGGTTTGATTTCGCTTTCCATCGACGAGAACCTTGATTCTTTCGTTGAAACGAGCGAGTTCATCGCGACTCCGGCTACATCAGCGGTCGAGTTGGCGAGCGAAAGCCATTCGCCGATCACATTGGCCGAACTGGAGCAGATTCTGCTTTCCACGAATCCGGAAATTCTCAAAGCTCAATCTCAATTGGCAGCGTTGTCGGGAAAGCAACTGCAGGCAACGCTTCCGCCCAACCCGACCGCTGGGATGATCGGAGACGATATCAACGCCGATGACGGCGCGGGGCGATACGGAGTCTTCTACAGCCAACAGGTGGTCCGCGGTGGCAAGCTGGCACTTGCTCAATCTGTGGTTTGCGCAGAACAAGAGGTCGCTCAAAACCAGGTCAATGCGACCCGACAGCGTCTGTTGATTGATTTACGCCAGCGATACTACAACGTGCTGTTGGCTCAGGAAACAGTACGACAAACGAAAGAACTGGCAGACGTGCTGCTCCGATCGGTCGAAACGTCCGAGAAACTTTTCGCGGCCCAGGAGATCGCGAAAGCACCCGTGTTGCGATCGCAAGTCGAGTACCAGAACGCGAAGATGATGGTTAGCCAAGCGGAGAATCAGCGTACTGCATCGCTGCGTCGAATCGCAGCGCTGCTTGGCGAGTCTGCCGTTCGTTTCGAGTCACTTGCCGGCGACGTTCGAAACGCTCCGCCAATGAGTGATTTCGAGGTCGTATTTGATCAAATGCTGACCAGCCATCCAGAGCTCTCTGCGGCCTTTGCCAGCATCGAACAGGCGCGGCGTGAATTGGCGAAACAACGAGCTGTCCCGATTCCGAATTTGACGTGGCAAACCAATTTGCAATACGACTTTACGACCGACGAAGTGGTTGGAGGTTTTCAGATCGGAATGCCGATTCCAAAATTCAACCGGAATCAGGGAGCCATTTCGCAGGCTCGACAGAACATCCAGACTTCGGTTCATGCAGCAGACCAGAAAGTCATCGAGCTTCGCGACCGTCTGACGCAGGCTTGGTCAAGCTACGTCGACGCAAACATACAGCTGGAAACTCTCGACCGGGAACTGTTGCCAAAGTCTGCTGAAGCGATGGAGCTTGCCAACGAGGGCTATCGCCAGGGCGAAACGCCGTACCTGGAGCTTTTGTTGGCTCAGCAACTCTACGCGAAAACCAAGCTCGGCTACCTGCAGAAACTTCAGCAACGCTGGCAGTATGAAGTTGAAATCCGTGGCCTGATTTCAAACTTTCAATAG